A single window of Nicotiana sylvestris chromosome 5, ASM39365v2, whole genome shotgun sequence DNA harbors:
- the LOC104239927 gene encoding uncharacterized protein, with protein MSSTKYLLRNSVPWITVLVPSYLLIATLSGYSFLSISITFCVLVLSTIAFTYSKQKSSISKKSVQTKEAGFSLSSQVQEDIAEYQLGNAIVNHKKEIQDHGVSQNHVLYCDSESLDGNSTLSEDSNKGQSLRCSDCSICDEESLIEIASPSGHSENDPKLFSKQHQNVLADLAQESIFLQHSLMDYTGDISDMNEEDNLIEIDISMGSIKCSALEFQA; from the exons ATGTCTTCCACTAAGTATCTCCTTAGAAATTCAGTGCCATGGATTACTGTTCTTGTTCCATCATACTTGTTAATTGCCACTCTTTCAGGTTATAGTTTTCTTTCTATTTCCATTACATTTTGTGTTTTGGTCCTATCTACCATAGCTTTCACATACTCAAAACAAAAGTCTAGTATCTCCAAGAAGTCAGTCCAAACAAAAGAAGCAGGGTTCAGCCTCAGCAGCCAG GTTCAAGAAGATATAGCAGAATATCAACTTGGAAATGCAATTGTTAACCACAAGAAGGAAATACAGGATCATGGGGTATCTCAAAATCATGTCTTGTATTGTGACAGTGAGAGTCTTGATGGAAATTCAACTTTAAGTGAAGATTCTAATAAAGGACAGAGCCTACGTTGCTCTGATTGTTCAATTTGTGACGAGGAGAGCCTAATTGAAATAGCCTCTCCAAGTGGCCATTCTGAAAATGATCCTAAATTATTTAGTAAGCAGCACCAAAATGTACTTGCAGATTTAGCCCAAGAATCCATCTTTCTGCAGCATAGCCTAATGGATTACACGGGAGATATCAGTGACATGAATGAGGAAGACAATTTGATAGAGATTGACATATCCATGGGATCTATCAAGTGTTCAGCATTAGAATTTCAAGCATGA